Proteins encoded in a region of the Thermodesulfobacteriota bacterium genome:
- the ccsA gene encoding cytochrome c biogenesis protein CcsA has product MSPRSSLALPALAALLVPAAAAAVFFYAPLEQTMGVVQKIFYFHLALALSAFLSFGVACGAGILYLLRRERRWDVAGAASVEIGVVFTALVLITGSLWARPIWNTWWTWDPRLTTSLILWLIYASCLILRSAVEEEGKRATYGAVVAVAGFLDVPIVFLSARVFRSIHPTVIRSDAVGLEPAMIWTLLLCLAAFLVLWAALFRLRCSLLHQEARVRDLQFQLER; this is encoded by the coding sequence GTGAGCCCCAGGAGTTCTCTTGCGCTGCCGGCCCTGGCCGCCCTGCTCGTGCCGGCGGCGGCCGCCGCCGTCTTCTTCTACGCACCCCTGGAACAGACCATGGGCGTGGTCCAGAAGATCTTCTACTTCCACCTCGCCCTCGCCCTGAGCGCCTTCCTCTCCTTCGGGGTGGCCTGTGGGGCGGGCATTCTATACCTGCTGCGGCGGGAGCGGCGCTGGGACGTGGCCGGCGCCGCGAGCGTGGAGATCGGCGTGGTGTTCACCGCCCTCGTGCTGATCACCGGCTCCCTCTGGGCGCGCCCCATCTGGAACACCTGGTGGACCTGGGACCCCCGGCTCACGACCTCGCTCATCCTCTGGCTGATCTACGCCTCCTGCCTCATCCTGCGCAGCGCCGTGGAGGAGGAGGGAAAGCGGGCCACCTACGGGGCGGTAGTGGCTGTGGCAGGCTTCCTCGACGTGCCGATCGTGTTCCTCTCGGCCCGCGTGTTTCGCAGCATCCACCCGACCGTCATCCGGTCCGACGCGGTGGGCCTCGAACCCGCCATGATATGGACCCTGCTCCTGTGCCTGGCCGCCTTCCTGGTGCTGTGGGCCGCGCTCTTCCGACTGCGCTGCTCGCTCCTCCACCAGGAGGCCCGGGTGCGCGACCTGCAATTCCAACTGGAGAGGTGA